In the genome of Meiothermus sp. CFH 77666, one region contains:
- a CDS encoding ATP-binding cassette domain-containing protein: protein MELNPVQNTQANPIPEPTPAPKPKVVLEARGLVKRYGHVTALDGADFELREGEILAVIGDNGAGKSTLIKALSGAIIPDSGEIYLDGKQVHFRSPIDARKNGIETVYQDLAVAPAMTIAENLFLGREILRPGWFARLIRWIDKKKMLEEAINDMQDLKIGIRSMSQAVETLSGGQRQGVAVARSAAFARHVVIMDEPTAALGVKEGNMVLELIRRVRDSGLPVIIISHNMPHVFEIADRIHIQRLGKRAAVVNPKKISMSDTVAVMTGAKSPEELSPEVLA from the coding sequence ATGGAACTGAATCCGGTGCAAAATACCCAGGCGAACCCAATCCCCGAACCCACACCCGCCCCCAAGCCCAAGGTGGTGCTCGAGGCCCGCGGTCTGGTCAAGCGCTACGGGCACGTGACCGCCCTGGACGGCGCCGACTTCGAGCTGCGCGAAGGGGAGATTCTGGCGGTGATTGGCGACAACGGCGCGGGCAAGTCTACCCTGATCAAAGCCCTCTCGGGGGCCATCATTCCTGACTCGGGCGAGATATACCTGGACGGCAAGCAGGTACACTTCCGAAGCCCCATTGACGCCCGCAAAAATGGCATCGAGACGGTCTATCAGGATCTGGCGGTGGCCCCGGCCATGACCATTGCCGAGAACCTCTTTCTGGGCCGGGAAATTCTGCGACCAGGCTGGTTCGCCCGACTGATTCGCTGGATTGACAAGAAAAAGATGCTCGAGGAAGCCATCAACGATATGCAAGACCTGAAAATCGGCATTCGCTCCATGAGCCAGGCCGTCGAGACCCTCTCGGGCGGCCAGCGGCAAGGGGTGGCGGTGGCCCGCAGCGCGGCCTTTGCCCGACATGTGGTCATCATGGACGAGCCCACTGCGGCCCTGGGGGTGAAGGAGGGCAACATGGTGCTCGAGCTGATCCGGCGGGTGCGCGACAGCGGTCTACCGGTCATCATTATCAGCCACAACATGCCCCACGTGTTTGAAATTGCCGACCGCATCCACATCCAGCGCCTGGGCAAGCGGGCCGCCGTGGTCAACCCTAAAAAAATCAGCATGTCCGACACGGTGGCGGTCATGACCGGGGCCAAAAGCCCTGAGGAGCTGAGCCCCGAGGTGCTGGCTTGA
- a CDS encoding LacI family DNA-binding transcriptional regulator, with amino-acid sequence MISLDDVAKRAQVSTATVSRALSRPEMVAEATRERILQAARELGYQPNQLARSLRQRSSRTLGLIITDILNPFHATLAKGVQDAAEKHNYTVFLFNTDEDPEKEQRALNALRGHLPQGLLIVPTPKAKENLKLVPKLPTVELDRSSGTPGVRTVMVDNLGGARTAVQHLIELGHRRIGMIVGRLDISTAVERHQGYREALAAAGIPYSEKLVLPGNHREEDGRKAALALLTLPPEERPTALFVGNNEMTVGAVLAVRELGIRIPQELSIVGFDDSRWAATMHPALTVVAQPTYELGFLACETLLSSLSRGQPALPTSIRLDVSFIVRESTAPPDGFTNGLKRQRRRH; translated from the coding sequence CACCGCGACCGTTTCTCGAGCCCTTTCCAGGCCCGAGATGGTTGCCGAGGCCACCCGCGAGCGCATCCTGCAGGCCGCTCGAGAGCTCGGCTACCAGCCCAACCAGCTCGCTCGCAGCCTGCGCCAGCGTAGCAGCCGTACCCTGGGCCTGATCATTACCGACATCCTGAACCCCTTTCACGCCACCCTGGCCAAAGGCGTACAGGACGCCGCCGAGAAACACAACTACACGGTTTTTCTCTTCAACACCGACGAAGATCCCGAAAAGGAACAGCGGGCCCTCAACGCCCTGCGAGGTCATCTTCCCCAGGGGCTGCTTATCGTTCCGACCCCCAAAGCCAAAGAGAATCTCAAGCTCGTCCCCAAACTGCCCACCGTCGAGCTGGATCGCAGCAGCGGAACCCCCGGTGTTCGCACCGTGATGGTAGACAACCTTGGCGGCGCCCGCACCGCCGTACAACACCTCATTGAATTGGGCCACCGGCGGATCGGCATGATTGTGGGGCGGCTTGACATCTCCACTGCCGTTGAGCGCCACCAGGGCTACCGAGAAGCCCTGGCTGCAGCAGGCATCCCTTACTCCGAAAAACTGGTTCTCCCCGGCAACCACCGCGAGGAGGATGGCCGTAAGGCCGCCCTGGCGCTCCTGACCCTTCCGCCCGAAGAACGCCCCACAGCCCTCTTCGTGGGCAACAACGAGATGACCGTGGGCGCGGTACTGGCGGTGCGCGAGTTGGGCATACGCATTCCCCAGGAACTTTCTATCGTCGGCTTTGACGATTCCCGCTGGGCCGCCACCATGCACCCCGCCCTAACCGTCGTGGCCCAGCCCACCTACGAGCTGGGCTTCCTGGCCTGCGAAACCCTTCTGAGCTCGCTGAGCCGGGGCCAGCCGGCCCTACCTACCAGCATCCGGCTGGATGTGAGTTTCATTGTTCGAGAGTCCACCGCCCCACCGGACGGTTTTACCAATGGACTCAAGAGGCAAAGGAGGAGGCACTGA
- a CDS encoding sugar ABC transporter substrate-binding protein, whose translation MRKTVGIASLLVLGVAMLGLVTAQNKTPYVGLITKTESNPFFVKMKEGAQKEAQKLGAKFISAAGKTDGDNAGQVAAIENMVAAGVNTILITPSDAKAIIPAIKKAQAAGVQVIALDSPTDPASAVDALFATNNYQAGVLIGKYAAAAMKGKKPVIATLDLFPGHPVGAQRHNGFLAGFGLKSLGPESNELAKPAEVVCMADTYGDRAKGQTAMENCLQKNPNINLVYTINEPAAAGAYQALKAAGKEKDVIIVSVDGGCEGVRNVDQGIIAATSQQYPLRMAAMGVQAAVEYAKTGKKASGYVDTGVELIAKNAVPGVASKDVKYGLANCWGQ comes from the coding sequence ATGCGCAAAACTGTAGGTATCGCAAGTCTGTTGGTGTTGGGCGTTGCCATGCTGGGGCTGGTCACGGCCCAGAACAAGACCCCCTATGTAGGGCTGATTACCAAAACCGAGTCGAACCCGTTCTTCGTCAAGATGAAGGAAGGCGCGCAAAAGGAAGCGCAAAAGCTGGGCGCGAAGTTCATCAGCGCTGCCGGTAAAACCGATGGGGACAACGCCGGACAGGTTGCAGCTATCGAGAATATGGTAGCCGCCGGTGTAAATACCATCCTGATCACCCCCAGCGACGCCAAGGCTATCATCCCCGCCATCAAGAAGGCTCAGGCTGCAGGGGTGCAGGTAATTGCTCTCGACAGCCCCACCGACCCCGCGAGCGCGGTAGATGCCCTGTTTGCCACCAACAACTACCAGGCCGGGGTGCTGATTGGTAAGTATGCGGCCGCCGCCATGAAGGGCAAGAAGCCGGTGATTGCTACCCTGGATCTGTTCCCCGGCCACCCCGTGGGGGCCCAGCGCCACAACGGCTTCCTGGCCGGGTTTGGGCTGAAGAGCCTGGGCCCTGAAAGCAACGAGCTGGCCAAGCCCGCCGAAGTGGTCTGCATGGCCGACACCTATGGCGACCGGGCCAAGGGCCAGACCGCTATGGAAAACTGCCTGCAGAAGAACCCCAACATCAACCTGGTCTATACCATCAACGAACCCGCTGCTGCCGGCGCCTATCAGGCTTTGAAGGCCGCCGGCAAGGAGAAGGACGTCATCATCGTTTCAGTGGACGGTGGGTGTGAGGGGGTACGCAACGTGGATCAGGGCATCATTGCCGCCACCTCGCAGCAATACCCCTTGCGCATGGCAGCCATGGGCGTTCAAGCCGCCGTTGAGTATGCCAAGACCGGCAAGAAAGCCTCGGGCTATGTGGATACCGGCGTGGAGCTGATTGCCAAGAACGCCGTTCCTGGCGTGGCTAGCAAAGACGTCAAGTACGGTCTGGCCAACTGCTGGGGTCAGTAG
- a CDS encoding ABC transporter permease gives MAEQPSGTTQSPRSLLERLPSLTILGPLVALLLAVIFFSLQSERFLTGQNFSLILQQVSIVAVLAIGQTLIILTAGIDLSVGFVMALGTMVMAKFAVELGMPPLLAILCGMAVTTAFGFLNGFLITRFRLPPFIVTLGTMNIAFALTQIYSRAQTVSNLPDAHLFWGNTFRLGETVFTYGVVLVIVLYLLVWFFLSETAPGRHLYAVGNNPEAARLMGIPTQRVLLLTYTIAGFFYGIAGWLLISRTSVADPNAGQTENLETITAVVLGGTSLFGGRGMILGTLLGAIIVGVFRNGLTLMGVSSVYQVLITGILVILAVVADQVSKRRG, from the coding sequence ATGGCAGAGCAACCATCCGGCACCACCCAATCCCCCAGGAGCCTGCTCGAGAGACTACCGAGCCTCACCATCCTGGGCCCCCTGGTAGCGCTTTTACTGGCCGTCATTTTTTTTAGCCTGCAATCGGAACGCTTTCTGACCGGGCAGAACTTTTCCCTGATATTGCAGCAGGTCTCGATAGTCGCGGTGCTGGCAATTGGGCAGACCCTAATTATCCTGACCGCCGGTATTGACCTCTCGGTGGGCTTTGTGATGGCGTTGGGCACCATGGTGATGGCCAAGTTTGCGGTGGAGTTGGGCATGCCCCCGCTCCTGGCCATACTGTGCGGGATGGCCGTCACCACCGCTTTTGGCTTTCTGAACGGCTTTCTGATTACCCGCTTCAGACTGCCCCCTTTCATCGTCACACTGGGCACCATGAATATCGCTTTTGCGCTCACCCAGATTTACTCGAGGGCCCAGACCGTGAGCAACTTACCGGACGCCCATCTGTTCTGGGGCAACACCTTCAGGCTGGGCGAGACGGTTTTTACCTATGGGGTGGTGCTGGTGATTGTGCTGTATCTGCTGGTCTGGTTCTTCCTGAGCGAGACCGCGCCGGGCCGTCACCTTTACGCGGTGGGCAACAACCCCGAGGCCGCCCGCCTGATGGGGATTCCTACCCAGCGGGTGCTGCTTTTGACCTACACCATAGCGGGCTTCTTTTACGGGATTGCCGGCTGGCTTCTAATTTCACGCACCAGCGTGGCCGACCCCAACGCCGGGCAGACCGAAAACCTCGAGACCATCACCGCCGTGGTGCTGGGGGGTACCAGCCTGTTTGGGGGCCGGGGGATGATCCTGGGCACTCTGCTGGGGGCCATTATCGTGGGGGTTTTTCGCAACGGTCTGACCCTGATGGGGGTCTCCTCGGTCTATCAGGTCTTGATTACCGGCATCCTGGTGATTCTGGCGGTGGTGGCTGACCAAGTCTCTAAACGAAGGGGCTAA
- the xylB gene encoding xylulokinase, translated as MFLGIDLGTGSCKALLLSSEGAVLAEASEAYPVHAPRPGWAESDPLDWWQAVGRAVRAVVDGHAAEVRAVGLSGQMHGVVLTDASGTPLYPAMLWADGRSSAELEALRRLPETQRRRLANPLVVGMAAPSLLWLKQHRPELYKAARWALQPKDWLRLWLTGEIGSEPSDASGTLLYDLLADAWAWDVVEALELHPGLFPPLAPSSQTAGYLRPEAALHLGLPPGVPVAAGAADTAAALLGSGLRVGEAQLTVGTGAQITVLLAEPKIDPSLRTHLYRAALPGQWYAMAAMQNAGLALEWVRAMLGLSWEQAYAEAAEAPPGCEGLVFLPYLTGERTPHLDPLARGVWAGLGRHHRHGHLMRAALEGVAFSLREGLEALGEAVPPRSPLRLAGGGTAHPFWQQLLADILKRPLTVSPVRLASARGAALLGAMALGLELPVSREPSEPAALPRASYEEGYARFRQLYARLAGWFANA; from the coding sequence ATGTTCCTTGGCATAGACCTGGGTACGGGCTCCTGTAAGGCCTTGCTGCTCTCGAGCGAAGGAGCTGTCCTTGCCGAGGCCAGTGAGGCCTATCCCGTCCACGCCCCCAGGCCCGGCTGGGCCGAGTCCGACCCGCTGGACTGGTGGCAGGCGGTGGGCAGAGCCGTCCGGGCTGTAGTAGATGGGCATGCCGCAGAAGTTCGGGCCGTGGGCCTCTCGGGCCAGATGCACGGCGTGGTGCTGACAGACGCAAGCGGAACCCCCCTGTACCCCGCGATGCTCTGGGCTGATGGTCGCTCGAGCGCCGAACTTGAAGCGCTTCGCCGACTTCCTGAAACCCAGCGCCGACGGCTGGCCAATCCGCTGGTCGTGGGCATGGCCGCTCCAAGCCTGCTCTGGCTCAAGCAACACCGACCGGAGCTATACAAAGCAGCCCGCTGGGCATTGCAGCCCAAGGACTGGTTACGGCTATGGCTTACGGGAGAGATCGGGAGCGAGCCCTCCGATGCCTCCGGCACGCTCCTCTACGACCTTCTGGCCGATGCCTGGGCCTGGGATGTAGTGGAAGCCCTGGAACTGCACCCTGGCCTATTTCCGCCCCTGGCGCCCTCGAGCCAGACCGCCGGATACCTGCGCCCGGAGGCCGCCCTGCACCTGGGCCTGCCCCCAGGCGTTCCGGTAGCCGCCGGGGCCGCCGATACCGCCGCCGCCCTCCTGGGCTCCGGTTTGCGGGTAGGCGAAGCCCAGCTCACGGTGGGCACCGGGGCCCAAATTACCGTGCTGCTAGCCGAGCCAAAGATAGACCCCTCCCTCCGCACCCACCTGTACCGGGCGGCTCTTCCGGGGCAGTGGTACGCCATGGCCGCCATGCAAAACGCGGGCCTGGCGCTCGAGTGGGTGCGGGCCATGCTGGGCCTGAGCTGGGAACAGGCCTATGCCGAAGCCGCGGAAGCGCCCCCTGGGTGCGAGGGGCTGGTTTTTCTGCCCTACCTGACCGGGGAACGCACCCCCCACCTCGACCCCCTGGCTCGAGGGGTCTGGGCCGGGCTGGGCCGGCACCACCGGCACGGTCATCTGATGCGGGCAGCCCTCGAGGGGGTGGCCTTCAGTCTGCGAGAGGGCCTGGAGGCTTTAGGAGAGGCCGTCCCTCCCCGTAGCCCCTTGCGGCTGGCGGGCGGGGGCACCGCCCACCCTTTCTGGCAGCAGCTCCTGGCCGACATCCTGAAGCGACCCCTGACCGTGAGCCCGGTGCGCTTGGCGTCGGCTCGAGGTGCAGCCTTGCTGGGCGCCATGGCCCTGGGGCTCGAGCTGCCGGTATCTCGGGAACCCTCCGAACCAGCCGCTTTGCCCCGCGCCTCCTACGAGGAGGGTTACGCCCGGTTCAGGCAACTGTATGCCAGGCTGGCTGGGTGGTTTGCGAACGCCTGA